The segment GTGCTGAGGAACTGGCTATGGCCATGGAAGCGCGTGGTTATCAAGGCGGAGAAGGACGTACGAAACTAAGGCAGTTAAAAGTTGAAAAACGGGATATAGGCATCTATTTATTATTTGCTGTCGTACTTGCAGTTTTATTTATCACAAGAAGTTAACTTCAAGAGAGGCTGGTCGTTATGCAAAAAGTGAAATGCATTATTACCTATGATGGATCCGGGTTTGCCGGCTTCCAGATACAGCCTAAACAACGCACCGTACAAGGGGAATTGGAAAAGGCACTAACCAAGATGCACAAAGGCTCTTATGTACGTGTGCACCCCTCCGGAAGGACAGATACAGGTGTCCATGCCATAAATCAAACAATCCATTTTGAGACTCTATATGACATCCCTGTAAGTAATTGGAAGCGTGCCATCAATACACTCTTGCCTGGTGACCTTTATGTGAAGGAAGTAAAGCTCGCGCACGCGTCGTTTCACGCACGCTATGATGTTGTGGAAAAAGAATATCGCTATTATATATGGAATGAAAAAGAGGCTGACGTTTTTAAACGAAACTACTTTTATCAGTTTCCCTATAGCTTGAATGTAGAAGCAATACAAGAGGCGTGCAAGCAGCTGGAAGGGAAGCATGACTTCACCACATTTTCCTCAGCTAAAGCCACCACAAAAGGAAGCAAGGAAAGAACGCTTTATCAGGTTACTTGCGAAAAGCGGGGCAGCGAATTAGAACTTATTTTTCGAGGAAGTGGATTTTTATATAATATGGTGCGCATCATCGTTGGCGTGCTACTCGACATCGGGCAAGAGCGTCGTGAACCAGCCGAGATTGCTATGTTACTGGATAGTAAAGATCGCCGGCTTGTTGGCGAAACCGTACCACCACAAGGCTTATATTTGTGGGATGTAAAATATGAAGATTAAAATGCTCGGGAATCACGACTTTCCCTTGACAAACCCTAGTGTTATGGGATAAGATGGTCTATGGCAATTTATTTCTAAACCACGATTAGCCCCGGAATCTAATTGTGTTGAAATATACGAATAAAAAATATGAAACGAATGAATGAAATTTGGAGGGAAACTATCATGCGCACAACTTTCATGGCGAATGAAGCCAATATCGAACGCAAATGGTTGGTTGTGGATGCTGAAGGCCAGCGTCTTGGTCGTTTGGCAAGTGAGGTAGCTGCGATCCTTCGTGGAAAGCATAAAGCAACCTACACACCACATGCGGATACTGGTGATAATGTCATCATCATTAATGCTGAAAAAATCGAACTGACAGGAAATAAAATGACGGACAAAATGTACTACCGTCACACAGGCTACACTGGTGGTATCAAAGAACGTAATGCAGAAGAAATGCGTACAAAATACCCTGAGCAAATGCTGGAACGTGCTGTTAAAGGTATGCTTCCTAATGGCCCGCTAGGTCGTAAAATGAGTAAGAAACTGCATGTATTCAGAGGTTCACAGCACAATCATCAAGCACAAAAACCGCAAACTTATGAGCTTCGCGGATAATAAAGGGA is part of the Virgibacillus sp. NKC19-16 genome and harbors:
- the truA gene encoding tRNA pseudouridine(38-40) synthase TruA; its protein translation is MQKVKCIITYDGSGFAGFQIQPKQRTVQGELEKALTKMHKGSYVRVHPSGRTDTGVHAINQTIHFETLYDIPVSNWKRAINTLLPGDLYVKEVKLAHASFHARYDVVEKEYRYYIWNEKEADVFKRNYFYQFPYSLNVEAIQEACKQLEGKHDFTTFSSAKATTKGSKERTLYQVTCEKRGSELELIFRGSGFLYNMVRIIVGVLLDIGQERREPAEIAMLLDSKDRRLVGETVPPQGLYLWDVKYED
- the rplM gene encoding 50S ribosomal protein L13, yielding MRTTFMANEANIERKWLVVDAEGQRLGRLASEVAAILRGKHKATYTPHADTGDNVIIINAEKIELTGNKMTDKMYYRHTGYTGGIKERNAEEMRTKYPEQMLERAVKGMLPNGPLGRKMSKKLHVFRGSQHNHQAQKPQTYELRG